GACCTCGTCCGTGGCGGCCAGGATCTTCTCGGGGGCCAGCGCGGCCAGGGCCTCGGCCTCCAGGGGCACACCTGCGGCCTTGGCCACGCCCTCGGAGACCAGGCGGGCGGTGTCAACGGTGATCATGTCGCCGGGGACGCTGTGCGCGACGGCGCGGTGGAAGAGCCCGTCGGCCTCGGGCGAGGCCATCAGGCAGACCACGGAACCGGCCCCGGCGGACTCACCCGCGACGGTGACGTTGCCGGGATCGCCGCCGAAAGCGGCGATGTTGTCACGCACCCAGCGCAGGGCGGCGATCTGGTCGAGCAGGCCCCGGTTGTCGGGGCGACCCGGAACATGGCCGAAGCCCTCGAAACCGAGGCGGTAGTTGACGCTGACCACGACGAGTCCGGCCTCGGCCAGGCAGGTGCCGTCGTAGACCGCCCCGTCACCGGAACCGACGATGTAGGCGCCGCCGTGGATCCATACCAGGACCGGGGCGGAGCCGCCTGCGGCTGCCGGGGACCAGACGTTCAGCACCAGGCAGTCCAGGGAGGTGTCCGGGCTCCAGGGCGCGGCGCCGATGAGCTGGGTGCCCTGGGGCGCGGGCGGTCCGGGCTCGGTGCAGTCGCGGACCCCGTCCCAGGTGGGAGCGGGCACGGGTGCGGCGAAGCGGTGCTCCCCGAAGGGCGCTGCGGCATAGGGGATGCCCTGGTGGACCACGATCCGCCCGTCCTGTGAGCGGGGTGAGACGGTGCCGCGAACCGGTCCGTTCGCGGTCCTCACGATGTACTCGGCGTCCACGTGTTCCTCCTTGGGGATCGGCGCTCCACCCACCTAACATCGTTAGGTTTGCCCGCGCAAGACTCAGCCGGGAACTGGAACCGGGAAAGGGGCGCGGGCGTCGAAGCCAGACGATAGGTTTTCAGCTGGATTCTCCTGAATCCCTCCCCGCCTGAGCCTGCTTGTCCTGACCCCCACTGGCCCGAACCCCACCGACCCCGCCGCCCGGCCGGGCGACAGCGCCGGAAAGGCCCCACATGCACGCACCCCTGTTCACCGCCCCTGTGCTACTGGTCGAACAGCCCCGCCGCCTGTTCTCCTCCGAGGGACACTACGAAGTCCTCAGCGAGGCCGGTCAGCCGCTGGCGTACGTGAACGAGCACATGACCTCGTGGTCGAACACGCACCGGCGCAGCTCCCAGCTACCGCACCGGTTCACGATCTACGCGCCCGACGGGCACCCGCTCCTGACCCTGGACAAGCCCTGGGACCGGGGCCGCCCCTACATCCACGTGAGCGGCCCGCACAACGAGCCCTACGGCAGCATCGTCCAGGACCGCTCCTTCATGGGCTCGCGCTTCCGGCTCAACGACCCCCGCGGCCACACCGTCGCCGAGATCCGCGGCGACTGGAACGGCTGGGACTTCACCGTCCTGGACCACGCCGGGGTCGAGATCGCCCGGATCGGCAAGGAGCACCCCGGCCTGGGCGGGCAGTTCTTCACCACCGAGGACCGCTACGCGCTCGAGTTCGCCTACGACCTGCCCTGGCCGCTGCGCCGCCTGGTCATCGGCGCGGCCATCACCATCGACGTCCTACTGCACGAGCGCGAGCCGGAGTTCTACCACTCCAACTACGCCGACTTCGGCCGCTACCCCGAGTACGGCTACCAGCCCCGCCACCACTGGCACCACCCCCGGCGCGGCTACGTCGCCGCCCGGCGCAGGCGTCCGCCGCTGGTGGTCCACACCTGGCAGCCGGTGCGCCGCCGGGGCTACGTCCCCGTCCGCCAACGCGCGACCAGCTCCCGGGCCGGATACCGCACCTTCTCCTCCCGCTCGGAGGCGCCCGCACCCCGGGTCAACCGCACACCGCGGGTGGAACGCCGCGGCGGGGCGGGGTTCGCGTCACGGTCGGAGGCCCCCTCCACCGGGGCGGCGGCCCGCCGTGAGCGTCAGGGACGCGCCCAGGGCGGCGGCGGTACGTCACGGGCGGCCAGGCTCAAGCGCGATGCTTCCCAGGGCACCACGGCCAGGCGCGCCAGGGACGGGATGACCGGCGGCAGTGGCGGCGGTGGCGGCGGTCTGCGTTCGTCCTCGGGAATCAACCGCCCCTCGGGCTCTTCCTCGCGATCCGCCTCCTCCTCACGGGGAACCTCGTCCTCCCGTGGCACGTCGACCTCACGGTCCGGCTCGGCCTCGCGCGGCACGTCCGCTTCGGGCCGGTCGTCCTCGCGGAGCACGTCCTCACGGGGCGGGGCGAGCCGTTCCGGTGGCGGCTTCAGCAGCCGCTCCAGCAGCAGTAGTCGGTCCAGCAGCAGCCGCTCCAGCAGCAGTCGGTCCGGCGGCGGCCGCTCCGGTGGCGGCCGCTCCAGCAGCGGCCGTTCCGGCGGCGGTCGGTCCGGCGGCGGTCGGTCCGGCGGCAGCAGCCGCCGCAGGTAGGCACATCAGCGGATGGGCCCCACCCGCGGACAGCTTCACCAGCGTCGTATCCGGGCCCCTCGTCCAGCGCTTCACGGACGAGGGGCCCTCACCCACTGCGCATACCATCCGGTCGGTATGATTCCCCTGCACAGCCGCCCACCAGGAAGGTCCACCATGCGCGCCATCCAGATCACCGAGTTCGGCGGACCCGAGGTCCTCGTGCCCACGGAACTCCCCGACCCCGAGCCGGGCCAGGGCGAACTCCTCCTCGACGTCTCCCTGATCGGGGTGAACTTCGCCGACACGCACCAGGCCGAGAACAGCTACCTGGCCCCCTCCAGCCTGCCCATGGTCCCCGGCGGCGAGGTCGCCGGGCACACCGCCGACGGCCGCCGCGTCGTGGGCCTGCTCAGCGGCAGCGGCGGCTACGCCGAGCGCGCCACCGTCGACCCCAACCTCGCCTACGACATCCCGGACGGCGTCTCCGACGCGGCCGCTCTGGCCCTGATCGTCCAGGGCACCTCGGCCTGGCTGCTGCTGCGCAAGACCACCCGGATCTCCCCCGGTGAGTCGGTCGTGGTGCACGCCGCGGGCGGCGGCGTGGGCACGCTCGCGGTCCAGCTGGCCAAGCAGTTCGGCGCCGGCCGCGTGATCGCGGTGGCCAGCACCGAGGAGAAGCGCAAGCTCGCCCTGGAACTGGGCGCCGACGCCGTGGTGGAC
This DNA window, taken from Nocardiopsis exhalans, encodes the following:
- a CDS encoding carboxylesterase/lipase family protein, coding for MDAEYIVRTANGPVRGTVSPRSQDGRIVVHQGIPYAAAPFGEHRFAAPVPAPTWDGVRDCTEPGPPAPQGTQLIGAAPWSPDTSLDCLVLNVWSPAAAGGSAPVLVWIHGGAYIVGSGDGAVYDGTCLAEAGLVVVSVNYRLGFEGFGHVPGRPDNRGLLDQIAALRWVRDNIAAFGGDPGNVTVAGESAGAGSVVCLMASPEADGLFHRAVAHSVPGDMITVDTARLVSEGVAKAAGVPLEAEALAALAPEKILAATDEVLSGSGRTGKGVRTKAFTCYAPVVGGPELPEPPLEAVARGAASHVALLVGHNTDEYRLFTELGQEVEIDGEAALAVTATRLGLREGAVEAYRSMYPEASLQELFNKISGDALFCEYSVRFAEAHAAVGGSAYFFRFAAQSRTMEGRLGACHAFDLPFAFGNLDSDLAVFLCDGEPDEGYQGLAERMVGAWSAFAATGDPGWPAVRPDATVVRVWDIEDSLTEGDATAVRALWKDVPLSPR
- a CDS encoding LURP-one-related/scramblase family protein; translation: MHAPLFTAPVLLVEQPRRLFSSEGHYEVLSEAGQPLAYVNEHMTSWSNTHRRSSQLPHRFTIYAPDGHPLLTLDKPWDRGRPYIHVSGPHNEPYGSIVQDRSFMGSRFRLNDPRGHTVAEIRGDWNGWDFTVLDHAGVEIARIGKEHPGLGGQFFTTEDRYALEFAYDLPWPLRRLVIGAAITIDVLLHEREPEFYHSNYADFGRYPEYGYQPRHHWHHPRRGYVAARRRRPPLVVHTWQPVRRRGYVPVRQRATSSRAGYRTFSSRSEAPAPRVNRTPRVERRGGAGFASRSEAPSTGAAARRERQGRAQGGGGTSRAARLKRDASQGTTARRARDGMTGGSGGGGGGLRSSSGINRPSGSSSRSASSSRGTSSSRGTSTSRSGSASRGTSASGRSSSRSTSSRGGASRSGGGFSSRSSSSSRSSSSRSSSSRSGGGRSGGGRSSSGRSGGGRSGGGRSGGSSRRR
- a CDS encoding quinone oxidoreductase family protein, which gives rise to MRAIQITEFGGPEVLVPTELPDPEPGQGELLLDVSLIGVNFADTHQAENSYLAPSSLPMVPGGEVAGHTADGRRVVGLLSGSGGYAERATVDPNLAYDIPDGVSDAAALALIVQGTSAWLLLRKTTRISPGESVVVHAAGGGVGTLAVQLAKQFGAGRVIAVASTEEKRKLALELGADAVVDSAAPDMTAALIEANEGRRVDIILDMVGGRVTDESMRALAPFGRLGFYGMASRELPSPVKLPNLMRFSTTVGGMWLPHAFLLPGDVVGQAMNELFTMVAEGSLRPILGQTYPLAEARRAHEDLRSRGTVGKLTLDPSL